The proteins below are encoded in one region of Sulfolobus islandicus Y.N.15.51:
- a CDS encoding Zn-ribbon domain-containing OB-fold protein, whose amino-acid sequence MRLEEIYSTYDKIVQSGYLPYIRCRKCMNTFFYVRNLCPKCGSRDLEVLRSSGIGKVFSWTKIFRKNDTSIYGIVELEEGFKIYCNFASDVEIGDKVKVKINSLEDGKYKVLAYKL is encoded by the coding sequence ATGAGGTTAGAAGAAATATATTCCACTTATGATAAAATAGTACAGAGTGGATATTTACCATATATTAGATGCAGGAAGTGTATGAATACTTTCTTCTACGTTAGGAATTTGTGTCCTAAATGTGGATCAAGAGATTTAGAGGTTCTAAGAAGTAGTGGAATAGGTAAGGTTTTCTCGTGGACTAAGATATTTAGGAAAAACGATACTTCCATATACGGAATCGTGGAATTAGAGGAGGGATTTAAGATATATTGTAATTTCGCAAGTGATGTGGAGATAGGTGATAAAGTTAAGGTTAAAATTAACTCGTTGGAAGATGGTAAGTATAAAGTATTGGCATATAAGTTATAG
- a CDS encoding SDR family NAD(P)-dependent oxidoreductase gives MRKFCDLSGRIAIVTGGASGIGRAIAFKLASLGATVVLGVGLSLRFHEFVFNLSSSFPLSGSPCRLRER, from the coding sequence ATGCGTAAATTCTGTGATTTAAGCGGGAGAATAGCCATTGTAACTGGAGGTGCTAGTGGAATAGGAAGGGCCATAGCGTTCAAATTAGCGAGTCTGGGAGCTACCGTAGTTTTAGGGGTCGGACTTTCATTGAGGTTTCATGAATTTGTATTCAACCTCTCGTCCTCATTCCCCTTGTCCGGCTCCCCATGCCGTCTACGGGAGCGGTAG
- the pip gene encoding proline iminopeptidase has protein sequence MKGYSINVEEGYKRIFGINIYYKMYRVKGSNGNLVTLHGGPGGSHDYLIPLADLSNYGINVLFYDQFGCGRSDDPKDTSDYTIDHGLEELEELRKQVFGNDKIVLLGHSYGGALAIAYALKYQQFLRGLIVSSGLSSVPYTVKEMRRLIEELPDKYKTIIKRYESLGDFKNPEYLDAVNFFYSQHLLRLKEMPEPVKRTFQYIEKRRTYEIMNGPNEFTIIGTIKDWDVTEQLYKITVPTLITVGKYDEVTVNVAQLIHKNIKGSRLVIFENSSHMAMWEEKDKYLEVIKEFIDQVYSLNMVK, from the coding sequence ATGAAAGGTTATTCTATAAATGTGGAGGAAGGTTATAAGAGAATCTTTGGAATAAACATATACTATAAGATGTATAGAGTAAAGGGTAGTAATGGGAATTTGGTCACTTTGCATGGCGGTCCTGGAGGTTCTCATGATTACCTAATACCTTTAGCTGACTTGTCAAATTACGGAATTAACGTCTTATTTTATGACCAATTTGGTTGCGGTAGGTCCGACGACCCTAAAGATACTTCTGATTATACCATAGATCACGGCTTAGAGGAATTAGAGGAACTTAGAAAGCAAGTTTTCGGCAATGATAAGATTGTATTATTGGGACACTCCTACGGTGGAGCGTTGGCAATAGCTTATGCACTTAAGTATCAACAGTTTTTAAGAGGTCTTATTGTAAGTAGTGGACTATCAAGTGTTCCCTATACCGTTAAAGAGATGAGGAGATTAATTGAGGAATTACCAGATAAGTACAAGACAATTATAAAGAGATATGAAAGTTTAGGTGATTTCAAAAACCCAGAATATTTAGATGCCGTAAACTTCTTCTATAGTCAACATCTATTGAGACTTAAGGAAATGCCGGAACCAGTTAAAAGGACTTTCCAGTACATAGAAAAAAGGAGGACGTATGAAATAATGAATGGTCCGAACGAGTTTACTATCATTGGAACAATAAAGGATTGGGACGTTACTGAGCAATTGTATAAAATAACTGTTCCTACTCTAATAACCGTGGGAAAATACGATGAAGTAACTGTTAATGTAGCTCAGCTTATTCATAAAAATATTAAGGGATCTAGACTTGTCATTTTCGAGAATAGCTCCCATATGGCCATGTGGGAGGAAAAGGATAAGTATCTTGAAGTTATAAAGGAGTTTATCGATCAAGTGTATTCACTTAATATGGTTAAGTGA
- a CDS encoding SDR family oxidoreductase, with amino-acid sequence MHGLSETIVNGDVKLEELKNVVNEITQQTSSKVLPLYVNVGDFNSAKEFYQKATEILGIDYVDILVNNAGINRDALFVKMTFEQWDEVMKVDLYSMFNMTKQVVDGMIRRNYGRIINMSSMSWLGNIGQANYSAAKAGVIGFTKTLARELAKYNITVNAITPGFIDTPMTRAVPEKVRQKIIERIPMGRVGSPEEVANLIAFLSSEEASYITGEVIGVTGGLVL; translated from the coding sequence ATTCACGGTTTATCTGAAACTATTGTCAACGGCGATGTGAAATTAGAGGAACTTAAAAACGTCGTGAATGAAATCACCCAACAGACAAGTTCTAAAGTCCTTCCCCTTTATGTAAATGTGGGGGATTTCAATTCAGCTAAGGAGTTCTATCAAAAAGCTACTGAGATCCTAGGAATAGATTACGTAGATATTTTAGTAAACAATGCGGGGATAAATAGGGACGCCTTATTTGTTAAGATGACTTTTGAACAGTGGGATGAGGTAATGAAAGTCGACCTATATAGTATGTTCAATATGACTAAACAAGTTGTTGATGGAATGATAAGAAGAAACTACGGAAGAATAATAAATATGTCGTCAATGAGTTGGTTGGGGAATATTGGACAAGCTAATTATTCAGCAGCTAAGGCTGGGGTTATAGGCTTCACGAAAACTCTAGCAAGGGAATTGGCTAAATATAACATCACCGTAAACGCCATAACTCCAGGTTTCATTGATACTCCAATGACGAGGGCAGTTCCAGAGAAGGTTAGACAAAAAATTATAGAGAGAATACCAATGGGTAGAGTTGGTAGTCCAGAAGAGGTAGCTAATCTAATAGCTTTCCTATCCTCTGAAGAAGCATCCTACATAACGGGAGAGGTAATAGGAGTTACCGGGGGTTTGGTGTTGTGA
- a CDS encoding DUF998 domain-containing protein: MMLNRTKVSGYLILVGVSQFLLFFIISEILYPNYSVKYNYISDLGVGKTAIIFNTSIVIMGILVIIASILLRANYSPLVFLVGLGAALVGIFPENTGLPHLIASLITFLFGGIGALVTSIKRNYFWGILGIATLVSLILFILKDYGSLGPGGLERMIVYPEIIWGISFATYLTR; encoded by the coding sequence ATGATGTTAAATAGAACTAAGGTATCTGGTTATCTCATATTAGTGGGTGTATCACAATTTTTACTATTTTTTATAATATCGGAAATCTTATACCCAAATTATTCAGTCAAATATAACTATATTAGTGACTTAGGAGTTGGAAAAACTGCAATAATATTCAACACATCCATAGTCATAATGGGAATACTAGTCATAATAGCCTCAATACTACTAAGGGCAAACTACTCACCATTAGTCTTTTTAGTAGGGCTAGGAGCAGCATTAGTAGGTATATTTCCGGAGAATACTGGGCTACCTCATTTGATTGCCTCATTAATAACTTTTCTTTTCGGAGGGATAGGTGCATTAGTTACTTCCATTAAGAGGAATTACTTTTGGGGAATACTGGGTATAGCAACATTAGTTTCACTAATTCTATTCATTCTTAAGGATTATGGATCTTTAGGGCCAGGTGGTTTGGAGAGGATGATAGTTTATCCAGAAATAATATGGGGAATAAGCTTCGCAACGTATTTAACACGTTAA
- a CDS encoding helix-turn-helix transcriptional regulator, with translation MKILLLLLLPLITVPVIISHSSILNIYYNGTVEAELTGNVNQFVLIGHNITNLKIIGAKYNLSGNTLYLTPSNTTVFIYYNAILPRGVIQINEPYNATINIYLPLNSSINYISPQPYSFNVMSDYYNVTFANVNSVILLYTLSSHVTTAQNELEIPMIIGGLISSDAVLVSLIIFLLRRGNVRVLKEEETVDFVPEVLDERDTIVLEAIKMGTNTLADIVRQTGLPKSTAYRRVKKLVKLGYIEEIREEGKIRYVVRSDKK, from the coding sequence ATGAAGATTTTGCTATTATTGCTCTTACCATTGATAACAGTCCCAGTCATTATTTCACACTCTTCAATCTTAAATATTTATTATAACGGTACTGTAGAGGCTGAACTTACTGGTAACGTTAATCAATTCGTCCTGATAGGGCATAATATAACGAACCTTAAGATCATTGGAGCCAAATATAACTTGTCCGGAAATACATTATATCTCACTCCCAGTAATACTACTGTTTTCATTTACTACAATGCCATACTACCTAGAGGAGTTATCCAAATTAATGAGCCATATAACGCTACAATCAATATTTATCTACCTCTTAACTCCTCTATTAATTACATTTCTCCACAGCCCTACAGCTTTAATGTAATGAGCGATTATTATAATGTTACTTTTGCAAACGTAAATAGCGTCATATTGCTCTATACGCTTTCTTCCCATGTTACTACAGCACAAAATGAATTGGAGATTCCTATGATAATAGGTGGTTTAATAAGTAGCGATGCAGTACTAGTTTCACTAATCATATTCTTGCTAAGGAGAGGAAATGTTAGGGTTTTGAAAGAAGAGGAAACAGTAGATTTCGTTCCAGAGGTGTTGGATGAAAGGGATACTATTGTGTTAGAGGCAATAAAAATGGGTACAAATACATTAGCTGATATTGTGAGACAGACTGGTTTACCTAAATCTACTGCATATAGGAGAGTTAAGAAGTTAGTTAAGTTGGGATATATAGAGGAGATAAGAGAGGAAGGTAAGATTAGGTACGTGGTAAGGAGCGATAAGAAATAG
- a CDS encoding helix-turn-helix domain-containing protein translates to MINSLTPTERERLTTAIRLGFFEYPKRVRLEELAEMFGVTKVTLDRHIRNGLRKILSQLFINSQ, encoded by the coding sequence ATAATTAACTCTTTAACTCCTACAGAAAGGGAGAGACTCACAACTGCAATTAGACTAGGGTTCTTCGAATACCCTAAAAGAGTCAGATTAGAAGAATTGGCTGAGATGTTTGGAGTAACTAAGGTAACTTTAGATAGGCATATAAGAAATGGGTTGAGGAAAATTTTGAGCCAGTTATTTATAAACTCCCAATAA
- the ilvD gene encoding dihydroxy-acid dehydratase produces MPAKLNSPSRYHGIYNAPHRAFLRSVGLTDEEIGKPLVAIATAWSEAGPCNFHTLALARVAKEGTKEAGLSPLAFPTMVVNDNIGMGSEGMRYSLVSRDLIADMVEAQFNAHAFDGLVGIGGCDKTTPGILMAMARLNVPSIYIYGGSAEPGYFMGKRLTIEDVHEAIGAYLAKRITENELYEIEKRAHPTLGTCSGLFTANTMGSMSEALGMALPGSASPTATSSRRVMYVKETGKALGSLIENGIKSREILTFEAFENAITTLMAMGGSTNAVLHLLAIAYEAGVKLTLDDFNRISKRTPYIASMKPGGDYVMADLDEVGGVPVVLKKLLDAGLLHGDVLTVTGKTMKQNLEQYKYPNVPHSHIVRDVKNPIKPRGGIVILKGSLAPEGAVIKVAATNVVKFEGKAKVYNSEDDAFKGVQSGEVSEGEVVIIRYEGPKGAPGMPEMLRVTAAIMGAGLNNVALVTDGRFSGATRGPMVGHVAPEAMVGGPIAIVEDGDTIVIDVESERLDLKLSEEEIKNRLKRWSPPSPRYKSGLLAKYASLVSQASMGAVTRPA; encoded by the coding sequence ATGCCAGCAAAATTAAATAGTCCCTCGAGATATCATGGCATATATAATGCTCCACACAGAGCGTTTCTAAGATCTGTAGGTTTAACGGATGAAGAGATAGGTAAACCATTGGTTGCCATAGCCACAGCATGGAGTGAGGCAGGCCCTTGTAACTTCCACACATTAGCTTTAGCAAGAGTAGCTAAGGAGGGGACAAAGGAAGCCGGTTTATCCCCATTAGCATTCCCAACCATGGTAGTTAACGATAACATTGGAATGGGATCTGAAGGAATGAGGTATAGTTTAGTTAGCAGGGATTTAATAGCAGATATGGTAGAGGCGCAATTTAATGCTCACGCGTTTGATGGACTAGTGGGCATAGGAGGGTGTGATAAGACAACGCCTGGTATACTAATGGCAATGGCTAGGTTAAACGTTCCCTCAATTTACATTTATGGCGGATCAGCAGAGCCAGGGTACTTTATGGGTAAAAGACTAACAATAGAGGATGTACATGAGGCAATAGGCGCATATTTAGCGAAGAGAATAACAGAAAATGAGTTATACGAAATAGAGAAAAGGGCACATCCGACATTGGGAACTTGCTCTGGATTATTTACAGCCAATACTATGGGCTCAATGTCGGAGGCATTAGGAATGGCATTGCCAGGTAGTGCATCACCAACCGCTACCTCATCTAGGAGAGTAATGTATGTGAAGGAGACTGGAAAAGCTTTAGGTAGTTTAATTGAAAACGGAATAAAGTCAAGGGAAATATTAACTTTTGAGGCCTTTGAGAACGCAATAACAACGCTAATGGCTATGGGTGGTTCAACAAACGCGGTATTACACCTATTGGCAATAGCCTATGAAGCAGGAGTGAAATTAACCTTAGATGATTTCAATAGGATATCTAAAAGAACACCATATATTGCAAGTATGAAACCTGGTGGAGATTACGTGATGGCTGATTTGGACGAAGTTGGAGGTGTCCCAGTAGTCTTAAAGAAACTACTAGACGCTGGTCTACTTCATGGTGACGTTTTAACAGTTACTGGAAAGACTATGAAGCAAAACCTTGAGCAATACAAGTATCCTAATGTACCTCACAGTCATATAGTTAGGGATGTTAAGAATCCGATTAAGCCTAGAGGAGGAATAGTTATATTGAAGGGATCGTTAGCCCCAGAAGGTGCCGTAATTAAGGTAGCCGCAACTAACGTTGTTAAATTTGAAGGAAAGGCTAAGGTGTATAATTCCGAGGACGACGCTTTTAAGGGAGTTCAAAGTGGCGAAGTTAGTGAGGGTGAAGTTGTAATTATAAGATATGAAGGACCTAAGGGAGCTCCAGGTATGCCAGAAATGCTGAGAGTTACAGCGGCAATCATGGGTGCGGGTTTGAATAACGTTGCCTTAGTTACTGATGGTAGATTTTCCGGAGCCACTAGGGGACCTATGGTAGGCCATGTAGCTCCAGAGGCAATGGTAGGTGGTCCTATCGCAATAGTTGAAGATGGAGATACTATAGTGATTGATGTGGAGAGCGAAAGACTTGACTTGAAGCTATCCGAGGAGGAGATAAAGAATAGACTGAAAAGATGGTCTCCTCCATCTCCAAGATACAAGTCTGGTCTATTGGCTAAATACGCCTCCTTGGTCTCCCAGGCGTCAATGGGGGCTGTGACTAGACCAGCTTAA
- a CDS encoding class I SAM-dependent methyltransferase, whose product MENSESILNALKEIFNVDLSKYWNEAEEINNGIKRVLGNSFRYALSETKRYVLYSIIKYYNPDIVIETGVGPGVSSTIILSALERGTLHSIDVRETLENGKQVGFLVPEQLKSKWKLYIGRSRDILLDLLKKLGKVDIFLHDSEHTFENVTFELNIAWDYLRNGGILLIDNLDFTEAPYYFTKQKGVKLYELTNETGGLGIIIKS is encoded by the coding sequence GTGGAGAACTCGGAATCGATATTAAACGCTCTAAAGGAGATATTTAACGTGGATCTTAGCAAATACTGGAATGAAGCTGAAGAAATAAACAATGGGATTAAGCGGGTTTTAGGGAATAGTTTTAGATATGCGCTAAGTGAAACCAAGAGATATGTCCTCTATTCGATAATAAAATACTACAATCCAGATATAGTAATTGAAACTGGCGTTGGTCCAGGTGTATCAAGTACAATAATCCTCTCTGCCCTGGAGAGAGGTACGCTACACTCCATTGATGTAAGGGAGACTTTAGAGAATGGAAAACAAGTAGGATTTCTAGTCCCGGAACAGTTAAAGAGTAAATGGAAGCTATACATAGGAAGGAGCAGAGATATCTTACTTGATCTATTAAAGAAGTTAGGTAAGGTTGATATTTTTCTTCATGATAGTGAGCACACGTTTGAGAACGTAACTTTTGAGCTGAATATTGCTTGGGATTACTTGAGAAATGGTGGAATATTGCTTATAGATAACCTAGATTTCACTGAAGCACCTTATTATTTCACTAAACAGAAAGGGGTAAAATTATATGAGCTAACAAATGAGACTGGAGGTCTTGGGATTATAATTAAGAGTTGA
- the tatA gene encoding twin-arginine translocase TatA/TatE family subunit: MIDNPTDIIIILVVIAVLFFGSSKMPELFRALGRSMGEFKKGQLEAEMEMQQMMSSNVVEKGERSESVEELEKKIVELQKQLEALKQSKKA; encoded by the coding sequence ATGATAGATAATCCTACTGATATAATTATAATCTTAGTGGTTATTGCTGTACTCTTCTTTGGATCATCTAAAATGCCAGAGCTTTTCAGAGCTTTAGGAAGATCAATGGGGGAGTTCAAGAAGGGACAACTAGAAGCAGAAATGGAAATGCAACAAATGATGTCTAGCAATGTAGTTGAAAAGGGGGAGAGGAGTGAAAGTGTAGAAGAACTTGAGAAGAAAATAGTAGAATTACAAAAGCAATTAGAAGCACTAAAGCAAAGTAAGAAGGCCTGA
- a CDS encoding carboxypeptidase M32: MYEDIWAIEHAISLLDWDIQTYMPQSGIKARGEALARLSNLRRKLSLGIRGEIEKLEPKSDIEKGLKRVLDREYKYYDAVPEELDMKLHRITSEATVVWRNAKAKGDFNAFKPYLEQILEIKREIAHKLGYKDHPYSALLDRYEEGFTVTDAERVFNELLPGLSKILNKIDDKFTRKYHFEDEKYDVFQMSKTIEAIAYEVLKMPKDRFRIDVSPHPFTVSMSRNDVRITVRYEGYDFKRVLYSLVHESGHAIYELQIDPSLEYSPLANAPSMGLHESQSRFWENVVGRSYGFIKTIYPLLNVKDSIDDVYYYVNGVKRQPIRVDADEVTYNFHIAIRYEIEKRAIEGSLEASEFPSLFNDLMDKYLNIRPKNDGEGVLQDVHWSQGSFGYFPTYTLGNVIAGMVYYHMKSERGFDISNIEGIKNWLRERIHKYGSIYSPKELQMRSFGEAYNPSRLLDYMREKYNA; the protein is encoded by the coding sequence ATGTATGAAGACATTTGGGCAATTGAACACGCAATAAGCTTACTGGATTGGGATATCCAAACTTACATGCCCCAATCTGGGATTAAGGCTAGGGGAGAGGCTTTAGCCAGGCTAAGTAACTTAAGGAGGAAATTGTCGTTAGGCATTAGAGGCGAGATAGAAAAGTTAGAGCCAAAAAGTGATATTGAAAAGGGTTTAAAAAGAGTTTTAGATAGAGAATATAAGTACTATGACGCTGTGCCAGAAGAGTTGGATATGAAACTTCATAGAATAACATCTGAAGCTACTGTAGTTTGGAGAAACGCTAAAGCTAAAGGCGATTTTAACGCATTCAAACCTTATTTAGAGCAAATACTTGAGATTAAGAGAGAGATAGCACATAAGCTAGGGTATAAGGATCATCCATATAGTGCACTTTTAGATAGGTATGAAGAAGGGTTTACTGTCACCGATGCTGAAAGGGTATTCAACGAGTTATTACCCGGTTTGTCTAAGATTCTCAATAAGATCGATGATAAGTTTACTAGAAAATATCATTTTGAGGATGAAAAATATGATGTTTTTCAGATGAGTAAAACCATAGAGGCAATAGCTTATGAGGTACTAAAGATGCCTAAGGATAGATTTAGAATAGACGTTTCTCCTCATCCTTTCACAGTATCAATGAGTAGAAATGATGTTAGAATAACAGTAAGGTATGAAGGATATGATTTCAAGAGAGTTCTTTATTCTCTAGTGCACGAGAGCGGGCATGCAATATATGAGTTACAAATAGATCCGAGTCTAGAATACTCTCCTTTAGCAAATGCTCCTTCCATGGGCCTTCATGAGTCGCAATCGAGATTCTGGGAAAACGTAGTAGGAAGGAGTTATGGCTTTATTAAAACCATTTATCCCTTGCTAAACGTTAAGGATAGCATTGATGATGTATATTACTATGTTAATGGCGTTAAGAGGCAACCAATTAGGGTTGACGCTGATGAAGTTACTTATAACTTTCATATTGCAATCAGATACGAGATAGAGAAGAGGGCAATAGAGGGTAGTTTAGAAGCTAGCGAATTCCCCTCACTATTTAATGATTTGATGGACAAATATCTAAATATAAGGCCTAAGAATGATGGAGAGGGAGTATTACAAGACGTTCATTGGAGTCAAGGCTCTTTTGGTTACTTCCCTACTTATACATTGGGAAATGTGATAGCTGGTATGGTATACTACCACATGAAGAGTGAGAGAGGTTTCGATATTAGTAATATAGAGGGGATAAAGAATTGGCTAAGAGAGAGAATTCATAAATACGGATCAATATATTCACCAAAGGAGTTACAAATGAGGTCATTTGGTGAGGCATATAACCCATCTAGGCTATTAGATTATATGAGAGAGAAATATAATGCGTGA
- a CDS encoding IS256-like element ISC1332 family transposase, with protein MTKSKNNPGRGNTIRESNTMKVMEEIREKIRKAIKEGVSLREIEEIILQEAMMEEREAYLEVEDDHKNGTYFRYLGTGDGVLRLRVPRTRKGGFRPKILPEKYERTSPDYEDFLQQLVLSGMTPSQVKAVLAAKGIPYSEIVMNRVAERISNKLKEYKSRELPHDLLALYIDVKIVKVRISESIMERAIYIAIGVDLEGNKFVLDYEVRDREDLDGWKSFLSGLVSRGVSRVDVIVSDDFSGLDRVVSTLFPSSQHQLCITHMVRNLMRVLPDKEKEELMIRVRDLKSSRNVEEGRKAILSLSQLVQPFSPARAKRLLDAADKYCSFLNFPREIRHYLYTNNTSESFNSTLARFEEELGGYFPSLRSLEVYLYVSIHESNSRWKFRPMSVIRHYSYHLKQLHASRFQVSLDEDF; from the coding sequence ATGACAAAAAGTAAAAATAACCCCGGAAGGGGTAATACCATAAGGGAGAGTAATACCATGAAGGTAATGGAAGAAATAAGAGAAAAGATAAGAAAGGCAATCAAAGAAGGAGTTAGCCTAAGGGAAATAGAGGAGATAATCTTGCAAGAGGCCATGATGGAAGAGAGGGAAGCCTACCTAGAAGTTGAGGACGACCACAAGAACGGGACCTACTTCAGATATCTGGGAACCGGAGACGGAGTATTAAGACTCAGAGTACCGAGAACCAGAAAGGGTGGCTTCAGACCCAAGATCCTTCCGGAGAAGTACGAGAGGACCAGCCCAGATTACGAGGACTTCCTCCAGCAGCTCGTTCTATCAGGCATGACTCCAAGTCAAGTCAAGGCCGTGTTAGCAGCCAAGGGAATACCGTATAGTGAGATCGTAATGAATCGGGTTGCCGAGAGAATATCCAACAAACTCAAGGAATACAAGAGCCGCGAACTACCTCACGATCTCCTAGCCCTTTACATCGATGTGAAGATCGTAAAGGTCAGAATCAGCGAGTCGATCATGGAGAGAGCCATTTACATTGCCATAGGAGTTGACTTAGAAGGGAATAAGTTCGTCTTGGACTACGAAGTTAGGGATAGGGAGGACTTGGACGGTTGGAAGTCCTTCTTGAGCGGACTCGTAAGCAGGGGAGTCAGCAGGGTTGACGTAATCGTGAGCGATGACTTCTCTGGACTCGATCGCGTCGTGTCCACGCTCTTTCCCTCCTCTCAACACCAGCTCTGTATAACACACATGGTTAGGAACCTCATGAGGGTCCTCCCAGACAAGGAGAAGGAGGAACTAATGATTAGAGTTAGGGATCTAAAGTCCTCCAGGAACGTGGAGGAGGGAAGGAAGGCTATATTGTCCCTCAGCCAACTTGTCCAACCCTTTTCTCCAGCCCGAGCCAAGAGGCTTCTTGACGCTGCTGACAAGTATTGTTCCTTTCTCAACTTCCCCAGGGAGATTAGACACTACCTCTACACTAATAACACGTCGGAGAGTTTCAACTCGACCCTGGCTAGGTTCGAGGAGGAGCTCGGAGGTTACTTTCCCTCTCTTCGCTCCTTGGAGGTCTATCTCTACGTTTCGATCCATGAAAGTAATTCGCGTTGGAAGTTCAGGCCCATGTCGGTGATAAGGCATTACTCATATCATCTCAAACAACTCCACGCTTCAAGGTTCCAGGTGAGTCTTGATGAAGACTTTTAA
- a CDS encoding thiolase family protein — MITGFASSLYKKYEGSTFELLADTVFSALEMAGLDKNYVDGIYLTYLPGTFDGYANSHFFTNQVAQYLGIRPKFTQIFDYGGASALSMIHRAYKAIKAGEGETILCIVGGKATELRNKGVTVDAIDKAYPNVSLTPFDRLFRGLNDLNPVSDYALVANRHKYLFKSTDEQRALIAVRQRFNAMQNSKAMFKDPLTIEQVLKSPLVSYPLHLLEIVYPIDGFHVFVVSKRGSKSALTNIDILGYGEAHWPFMPTELDEIVYTPAVESSKGLLNGRIDAFELYDSFTITVMLQVEDIGLAEKGKGGSFFENHDTTFKGDVPINTGGGSLNTGQPAYMSGGVILEEALLQLNDMADGHQVKGTDVVFLNGIGGWNRSHSVSLVLGEKK; from the coding sequence GTGATAACTGGTTTCGCCAGCAGTCTCTACAAAAAGTATGAAGGGTCAACCTTTGAATTATTAGCGGATACTGTATTTTCTGCATTAGAAATGGCAGGTTTAGACAAGAATTACGTAGATGGAATATATCTTACATATTTGCCAGGAACCTTCGACGGTTACGCTAATTCCCACTTTTTCACAAACCAAGTGGCCCAATATCTTGGAATAAGACCTAAATTCACTCAAATCTTTGATTATGGAGGAGCTTCAGCCTTAAGTATGATACACAGGGCATATAAGGCAATTAAGGCTGGAGAAGGTGAAACAATCTTATGTATAGTAGGCGGAAAAGCTACAGAACTGAGAAATAAGGGAGTTACCGTGGATGCAATAGATAAGGCATACCCTAACGTATCTCTAACACCATTTGATAGGCTTTTCAGAGGACTTAACGATCTAAACCCAGTATCAGATTACGCACTGGTAGCCAATAGGCATAAGTACCTCTTTAAAAGTACGGACGAACAAAGGGCCTTAATAGCAGTTAGGCAAAGGTTTAACGCAATGCAAAACAGTAAGGCCATGTTTAAAGATCCGCTAACTATAGAGCAAGTTTTGAAATCTCCACTAGTATCTTATCCTTTGCATCTTCTTGAGATAGTTTACCCTATAGATGGTTTTCACGTTTTTGTGGTAAGTAAGAGAGGCAGCAAGTCAGCCCTTACAAATATAGACATCTTGGGATATGGAGAGGCTCATTGGCCTTTTATGCCTACAGAGCTAGATGAGATAGTATATACTCCAGCTGTTGAGAGTTCTAAGGGATTATTAAATGGAAGGATAGACGCTTTTGAGCTTTACGATTCATTTACCATTACCGTTATGCTACAAGTTGAGGATATTGGCTTAGCGGAAAAGGGTAAGGGAGGTTCGTTCTTTGAAAATCATGATACCACATTCAAGGGTGATGTTCCCATTAATACTGGGGGTGGTAGTTTGAATACTGGTCAACCCGCTTACATGAGTGGTGGTGTTATTTTAGAAGAAGCTTTACTTCAATTAAACGATATGGCAGATGGCCATCAGGTTAAGGGTACTGACGTTGTATTCCTAAATGGAATTGGTGGGTGGAATAGGTCTCATTCGGTATCTTTAGTATTAGGTGAGAAGAAATGA